In a genomic window of Deferribacterota bacterium:
- the nrdD gene encoding anaerobic ribonucleoside-triphosphate reductase produces the protein VVTINLPKLGYLAADENDFYKRLDNLMELARNSLKIKRKTIEKLTDDNLYPYSKYYLCDIKKRFGEYWKNHFNTIGIIGMNEALLNFIGVDIMHEEGLEFAEKTMDFMNERLESFQDEDNMLYNLEATPAEGASYSLAKRDKEKYPNIITAGTDKPYYTNSTNLPVNCKMDLFKSLKHQDKLQVKYTGGTVFHVFIGESIEDSTTVKELVKKISSEYRLPYFTITPTFSICPIHGYLKGKHEHCPICKQERLEQLTKKLESLQAQLNTV, from the coding sequence TGTTGTTACAATTAATCTACCAAAATTAGGTTATCTGGCAGCCGATGAAAATGATTTTTATAAGAGACTGGATAATTTAATGGAGCTTGCAAGAAATAGTTTAAAAATTAAAAGAAAAACTATAGAGAAGCTAACTGATGACAACCTATATCCTTACTCTAAATATTACCTCTGTGATATAAAGAAAAGGTTTGGAGAATACTGGAAAAATCATTTCAATACAATAGGCATAATAGGAATGAATGAAGCTCTTCTAAACTTTATTGGTGTAGACATTATGCATGAGGAGGGATTAGAATTTGCAGAAAAGACAATGGATTTTATGAATGAGAGATTAGAATCATTTCAAGATGAAGATAATATGTTATATAATTTAGAGGCAACCCCTGCTGAAGGAGCAAGCTATAGTCTTGCAAAAAGAGATAAAGAAAAATATCCAAATATTATAACTGCAGGAACAGACAAACCCTATTATACAAACTCCACAAACCTACCTGTTAATTGCAAAATGGATCTTTTTAAATCATTAAAACACCAAGATAAATTACAAGTTAAATATACTGGAGGAACCGTCTTTCATGTGTTTATTGGTGAATCAATTGAAGATAGTACAACTGTAAAAGAATTAGTAAAAAAGATATCCTCTGAATATAGGCTTCCATATTTTACTATAACCCCAACATTTTCAATATGCCCTATACATGGTTATCTTAAAGGCAAACACGAACATTGCCCAATATGCAAACAAGAAAGGCTTGAGCAATTAACAAAAAAGCTGGAAAGCTTACAAGCACAATTAAATACTGTATGA
- the nrdD gene encoding anaerobic ribonucleoside-triphosphate reductase, giving the protein MDTQNIKNGETKKELEEKIEEIKKEIENTKGTKCEIYSRVVGYHRPVENWNDGKKDEFEHRQNYIVHPLKSGGTIKN; this is encoded by the coding sequence ATGGATACTCAAAATATTAAAAATGGTGAAACAAAAAAAGAATTGGAAGAAAAAATTGAGGAAATAAAAAAAGAGATTGAAAACACAAAAGGAACAAAGTGTGAAATTTATAGTAGAGTTGTAGGATACCACAGACCAGTGGAAAACTGGAATGATGGCAAAAAAGATGAATTTGAACATAGACAAAATTATATAGTCCATCCACTCAAGAGTGGAGGGACTATTAAAAATTAG
- a CDS encoding anaerobic ribonucleoside-triphosphate reductase activating protein has product MSIVDFTPISLIDFPGKLAATAFTSGCNLRCRFCHNPELVLTTVKRNINDEFFRYIAENKINAVTITGGEPLINPHIKNVLTQLKDMNIMVKLDTNGSLPNRLLTLLDNNLINFIGLDLKGLNTRDIQYITRNKNYTLPIFLKTLRILKEHREVTDKLDNINFEIRMTLWKPYTKDDFLGFFQQLEKSNIYLRKDEHIVIQKMYLTDKILDKRFKSNSEALIASSIDYINKLYKELKSIENIKVRQ; this is encoded by the coding sequence GTGAGCATTGTCGATTTTACCCCTATCTCGTTGATTGATTTCCCGGGTAAACTTGCGGCTACCGCCTTTACAAGTGGTTGTAATCTAAGATGCCGTTTCTGTCATAACCCTGAATTAGTATTGACTACTGTTAAGAGAAATATTAATGATGAATTTTTCAGATATATAGCAGAAAACAAAATTAATGCAGTTACTATAACAGGCGGGGAACCCCTAATAAATCCTCATATTAAAAACGTTTTAACACAATTAAAAGATATGAATATAATGGTTAAACTAGATACAAACGGCAGTTTACCTAATAGATTGCTAACACTTTTAGATAATAACCTTATAAATTTCATAGGCCTTGATTTAAAAGGTTTAAATACAAGAGACATACAATATATCACAAGGAACAAAAACTATACACTGCCAATATTTTTAAAAACACTGCGTATTTTAAAAGAACATAGAGAAGTGACGGATAAATTAGATAATATTAATTTTGAAATAAGGATGACCCTTTGGAAACCGTATACCAAAGATGACTTTTTAGGATTTTTTCAACAACTTGAAAAATCTAACATTTATCTTAGAAAAGATGAGCACATAGTTATACAAAAAATGTATTTGACAGATAAGATATTAGACAAACGATTTAAGAGCAACAGTGAGGCACTAATTGCTTCCTCCATAGATTACATAAATAAATTATATAAAGAACTTAAAAGTATAGAAAATATAAAAGTGCGACAGTAA
- a CDS encoding rhodanese-like domain-containing protein, with protein sequence MKKFIALCVAIFVMASLSLRAENFDYGIGLATKNQENKLLYSEQNIEQLKDLIERMQSNKTTYTEKDVEGLARAGAPAIRAILVPIINLFGTLESILQTTSTTPSAENQNSGGSSSSSSIIYQLINPAIRLATGREVINIDAEELYNMIQSGQELQLIDVRTTNEWEQLRVSGAINIPMQGVNRALQDGTIKPSIPIVYICQTGVRAYMTALLTLTYNEFSNTPVYNLEGGTVAWAEAGLPTEGEQGTLSTERGIGTN encoded by the coding sequence ATGAAAAAGTTTATTGCATTATGTGTTGCAATTTTTGTTATGGCTAGCCTCTCATTGAGAGCTGAAAATTTTGATTATGGAATTGGTTTGGCTACTAAGAACCAAGAGAATAAGCTTCTTTATTCAGAACAAAATATAGAACAATTAAAAGATTTAATTGAAAGAATGCAGTCTAACAAAACTACTTACACTGAAAAAGATGTAGAGGGGTTAGCACGTGCAGGCGCTCCTGCTATTAGGGCAATACTTGTTCCTATTATAAATCTATTTGGAACGTTAGAATCAATTTTACAGACGACATCAACAACGCCTTCAGCAGAAAATCAAAATTCAGGTGGCTCTAGTTCTTCTAGTTCAATAATCTATCAATTGATAAATCCAGCAATCAGGCTTGCTACTGGTAGAGAGGTTATAAATATTGATGCTGAGGAGCTCTATAATATGATTCAAAGTGGACAAGAATTGCAGCTCATTGATGTTAGAACAACTAATGAATGGGAACAATTAAGGGTTTCTGGTGCCATAAATATACCTATGCAGGGTGTGAATAGAGCCTTACAAGATGGCACAATCAAACCTAGCATACCAATTGTATATATATGCCAAACAGGCGTTAGAGCATATATGACAGCTTTACTAACATTAACCTATAATGAATTCTCTAATACCCCAGTTTATAATTTAGAAGGTGGCACAGTGGCTTGGGCAGAAGCAGGCCTTCCTACTGAAGGGGAACAAGGGACTCTAAGTACTGAAAGGGGGATAGGAACAAATTAA